A genomic segment from Lutibacter sp. A80 encodes:
- the ccsA gene encoding cytochrome c biogenesis protein CcsA, which translates to MTWIDFPFYSSITGFLWVLGLIFLVVSYKKQTLIKIAHLLFLLGWAMLITFVVKLWIELDRPPMRTLGETRLWYATFLPLIGFITYIRWKYKWFLAYSILMAAMFLAINYLNPETYSKTLMPALQSPWFIPHVLVYLFSYAVLAASSIVAIKGWYDSYKGNFNIETLKLADNLVYIGFAFLTLGLLFGALWAKEAWGHYWTWDPKEVWAFLTWMGYLIYIHYRHFHNHKTKQALTILALAFVVLLVCWFGVNYLPVANTSVHTYTN; encoded by the coding sequence TAGTTCAATAACCGGTTTTTTATGGGTTTTAGGACTTATTTTTTTAGTAGTTTCCTATAAAAAACAAACACTCATAAAAATAGCACATTTGTTATTTTTGTTGGGCTGGGCAATGTTAATAACCTTTGTAGTAAAATTGTGGATAGAACTCGATCGTCCGCCAATGCGAACCTTGGGAGAAACTCGCTTATGGTATGCTACATTTTTACCTTTAATTGGTTTTATAACTTATATACGTTGGAAATATAAATGGTTTTTAGCATACAGTATTTTAATGGCAGCAATGTTTTTAGCTATTAATTATTTAAACCCAGAAACATACTCTAAAACATTAATGCCAGCGTTACAAAGTCCGTGGTTTATTCCACATGTATTGGTATATTTATTTTCTTATGCCGTGTTAGCAGCTTCAAGTATTGTAGCCATAAAAGGTTGGTACGATAGTTACAAAGGAAATTTTAATATAGAAACCTTAAAATTAGCCGATAACTTAGTGTACATTGGTTTTGCTTTTTTAACCTTAGGATTGCTTTTTGGAGCTTTATGGGCAAAAGAAGCTTGGGGTCATTATTGGACTTGGGATCCAAAGGAAGTTTGGGCATTTTTAACTTGGATGGGTTATTTAATTTACATTCATTACCGTCATTTTCATAATCATAAAACAAAACAAGCGCTAACTATTTTAGCACTTGCTTTTGTTGTTTTATTAGTATGTTGGTTTGGTGTAAATTATTTGCCAGTTGCAAACACCAGTGTACATACATATACAAATTAG
- a CDS encoding prolyl oligopeptidase family serine peptidase codes for MQLKNYKKVSSFVLILLITTVQFAQQKTGNIVEYFGKEKVNEISEGKLLHVFKNGLSLKIQDFTFNSSSFPKEPVFDKFLMNPTLKVSENEVFDIDYLGNELKWEAISTDETNTFSNKDLKSSYVYLTYKSNSEKTVLFEASGHTMLLINGLPHEGDHYDFGWNLIPLKLKKGTNTFILKVGRFPRIRARLIEPQKPVQFTSRDLTMPDILVEETKDYKGAIRVINASNNWVENYTISSNLLGTQKESKVIAIPPMSVLKVPFSIASVSKETPLEQVDLQLELKDNKSQVISNQTVKLAIKTKHKHHKKTFISSIDGSVQYYSVAPSTDKNLEKQALFLSVHGASVEAVNQANAYEKKDWGNVIAPTNRRPFGFAWEDWGRLDALEVLADAKNIYQPDPSKIYLTGHSMGGHGTWYLGATYPDKFASIAPCAGYPDLLLYRDSFLKKTLELPQEELTKRGMTPEVVAKIKTPYIPTEVEKLMKRAGTPSRTLKLIRNYLHYGVYVLHGEKDNVVPTFIARDMRERLGKFHNDFTYYEYPDGTHWYGNHSLDWYKIFNFFKERTLKNPNEIKNLEFYTGSPGVSATSNFITIHQQKKPFEVSSFNFSKENSFKIDTDNVELLEVDLTKLSDTITNISVDGTTFNVNSNSKVFLTAKNNEWSIVNKPSLQEKGPHRNGGFKDAFRHNVVFVYATKGSTLENEWYYNKAKFDAETFWYRANGTIEVIKDTDFNPKKYTDRNIIIYGNKSNNAAWNKLLKNSPIQVEDNLVTIGTKKLTGNQWGLYFTVPRTDSDFASIGIVTATGTNGMKATYANNYLVNGTTFPDVLLFDNTVISNGDKAVKCAGFFGNDWSIDKGDFKWN; via the coding sequence ATGCAACTAAAAAATTACAAAAAAGTTTCAAGCTTTGTTTTGATTCTTTTAATTACCACCGTACAATTTGCCCAACAAAAAACAGGAAATATTGTAGAATATTTTGGCAAAGAAAAAGTAAATGAAATTAGTGAAGGAAAATTACTACACGTATTTAAAAACGGACTTTCCTTAAAAATTCAAGATTTCACTTTTAATTCTTCTTCTTTTCCAAAAGAACCTGTTTTTGATAAATTTTTAATGAATCCTACTTTAAAAGTTTCAGAAAATGAAGTTTTTGATATTGATTATCTAGGAAATGAATTAAAATGGGAAGCCATTTCAACTGATGAGACAAATACATTTAGTAATAAAGATTTAAAATCTAGTTATGTTTATTTAACCTATAAATCTAACTCAGAAAAAACTGTTCTTTTTGAAGCTTCTGGACATACAATGCTATTGATAAATGGATTGCCACACGAAGGTGATCATTACGATTTTGGTTGGAATTTAATTCCTCTTAAACTAAAAAAAGGAACCAATACTTTTATTTTAAAAGTTGGTCGTTTTCCTCGTATTAGAGCGCGTTTAATTGAACCTCAAAAACCTGTTCAATTTACATCAAGAGACCTTACAATGCCAGATATTTTAGTAGAGGAAACCAAAGATTATAAAGGAGCAATTAGAGTAATAAACGCATCTAATAACTGGGTTGAAAATTATACAATATCTTCTAATTTATTAGGAACTCAAAAAGAATCAAAAGTAATAGCAATTCCTCCAATGAGTGTGCTTAAAGTTCCTTTTTCTATTGCTTCAGTTTCAAAAGAAACACCTTTAGAACAAGTAGATTTACAACTAGAACTTAAAGACAATAAAAGTCAAGTTATTTCTAATCAAACAGTTAAACTAGCAATTAAAACAAAACACAAACATCATAAAAAAACATTTATAAGTAGCATAGATGGAAGCGTTCAATATTATAGTGTTGCACCTTCAACCGATAAAAATTTAGAAAAACAAGCGTTATTTCTTTCAGTACACGGTGCTTCTGTAGAAGCTGTAAACCAAGCTAATGCTTATGAAAAAAAAGATTGGGGAAATGTAATTGCACCAACTAACAGAAGACCATTTGGTTTTGCTTGGGAAGATTGGGGAAGATTAGATGCTTTAGAAGTTTTAGCTGATGCTAAAAATATTTATCAACCAGATCCTTCAAAAATTTATTTAACAGGTCACTCAATGGGTGGACACGGAACTTGGTATTTAGGTGCTACATATCCCGATAAATTTGCGTCTATTGCTCCGTGTGCTGGTTATCCAGACTTATTATTGTACCGCGATAGTTTTTTAAAGAAAACCTTAGAATTACCACAAGAGGAGTTAACTAAAAGAGGAATGACTCCTGAAGTTGTTGCCAAAATAAAAACTCCTTACATACCAACAGAAGTTGAAAAATTAATGAAAAGAGCTGGAACTCCAAGCCGAACATTAAAATTAATACGTAACTATTTACATTACGGTGTTTACGTTTTACACGGAGAAAAAGACAATGTTGTACCAACTTTTATTGCACGTGATATGAGAGAACGTTTGGGTAAATTTCATAACGATTTTACTTATTATGAATATCCTGATGGAACACACTGGTACGGAAACCACAGTTTAGATTGGTATAAAATATTTAACTTTTTTAAAGAACGTACACTAAAAAATCCAAACGAAATTAAAAACCTAGAATTTTATACAGGTTCTCCAGGAGTTTCTGCAACATCTAATTTTATTACTATCCATCAACAAAAAAAGCCTTTTGAAGTAAGTTCTTTTAATTTTTCAAAAGAAAATTCATTTAAAATTGATACTGATAATGTTGAATTATTAGAAGTTGATTTAACTAAATTAAGCGATACTATTACCAACATTTCTGTAGATGGAACAACTTTTAATGTAAACTCCAATTCAAAAGTGTTTTTAACAGCTAAAAATAATGAATGGAGCATTGTAAATAAACCTTCATTACAAGAAAAAGGACCACATAGAAATGGTGGTTTTAAAGATGCTTTTAGACATAATGTTGTATTTGTATACGCAACAAAAGGGTCAACTCTTGAAAACGAATGGTATTATAATAAAGCAAAATTTGATGCAGAAACATTCTGGTATAGAGCAAATGGTACAATTGAAGTTATAAAAGATACCGACTTTAATCCTAAAAAATACACAGATAGAAACATCATTATTTACGGAAATAAAAGCAATAATGCTGCTTGGAATAAATTACTTAAAAATAGCCCTATTCAAGTAGAAGATAATTTGGTAACTATTGGTACCAAAAAATTAACTGGAAACCAATGGGGATTATATTTTACAGTACCAAGAACTGATAGCGATTTTGCAAGTATTGGTATAGTAACTGCAACCGGAACTAATGGTATGAAAGCTACGTATGCTAATAACTATTTAGTAAATGGTACAACGTTTCCAGATGTACTATTATTCGACAATACAGTAATTTCCAATGGAGATAAAGCTGTAAAATGTGCAGGATTTTTTGGAAATGATTGGTCTATCGATAAAGGAGATTTTAAATGGAATTAA
- a CDS encoding long-chain fatty acid--CoA ligase translates to MSYKHLSIEIKNNAQKYGAKNAIRYKDAISKKWIGISWESFENQIQQVSKALINYGIKEQEHIAIFSQNMPEWVISDLGIMSIRAVTVPIYATNSKKETEYIINDAEIPLIFVGDQEEYNKAYEISKTNKYLKLIVALTPTVKFKSTDNAVYFKDFTQQNFTEAVEIERQKREYELDLDDLASIIYTSGTTGEPKGVMLDHNNFSNSLKAHAYELVDVDDTDISLSFLPLSHVYERSWLFFCLHIGMEVYFNQDPKKIADVLKEVKPTVMCTVPRIFEKIFAAIQEKRKEASPTKMKLASWALGIGNTYHNKYRRFDKKIPLALKLKFKIADKLVLSKLRDVFGGRIKFMPSGGAPLAADLVSFFYSFGLNIKCGYGLTETTATVSLFGYKNYKFNSAGKPIKGTQIKIGENNEILVKGPGVMRGYYKKPKATAEVFTEDGWFKTGDAGKMDAEGNLTITDRIKDLMKTSGGKYIAPQKLETALINDSFIEQIAVIGDEQKYVTALAVPSFENLKKYALEHKITFKDIEDLISHNQIKDMIDKRVEELQKEFSVFEKIKKITLLPKEFSIEAGEITATLKLKRKVIQKKYKQLIDKMYKE, encoded by the coding sequence ATGAGTTACAAACATCTGAGTATTGAAATTAAAAATAATGCACAAAAATATGGTGCAAAAAATGCAATACGTTATAAAGATGCAATTAGTAAGAAATGGATAGGAATTTCTTGGGAAAGCTTTGAAAATCAAATTCAACAAGTTTCCAAAGCACTAATAAATTACGGGATTAAAGAACAAGAACACATTGCAATTTTTTCTCAAAATATGCCAGAATGGGTTATTTCTGATTTAGGTATTATGAGTATTAGAGCAGTTACAGTTCCTATTTATGCTACCAATTCTAAAAAAGAAACAGAATACATTATAAATGATGCCGAAATACCTTTAATTTTTGTTGGAGATCAAGAGGAATACAATAAAGCTTATGAAATTTCTAAAACCAACAAGTACTTAAAATTAATTGTTGCTTTAACTCCAACTGTTAAATTTAAAAGTACAGATAACGCTGTTTATTTTAAAGATTTTACTCAGCAAAACTTTACAGAAGCAGTTGAAATTGAGCGTCAAAAAAGAGAATATGAGTTAGATTTAGATGACTTGGCAAGTATAATATACACTTCTGGTACTACTGGAGAACCTAAAGGTGTTATGCTAGATCATAACAATTTTTCAAACTCATTAAAAGCACATGCCTATGAACTTGTAGATGTTGACGATACAGACATTTCTTTAAGCTTTCTACCATTAAGTCATGTTTATGAACGCAGTTGGTTATTTTTCTGCTTACACATAGGTATGGAAGTTTATTTTAACCAAGATCCTAAAAAAATAGCAGATGTTTTAAAAGAAGTTAAACCTACAGTAATGTGTACTGTACCTCGTATTTTTGAAAAAATATTTGCTGCTATTCAAGAAAAAAGAAAAGAAGCCTCACCAACAAAAATGAAATTAGCTAGTTGGGCTTTGGGTATTGGAAATACATATCACAATAAATACAGACGGTTTGATAAAAAAATACCATTAGCCCTAAAATTAAAATTTAAAATAGCCGATAAATTAGTTTTAAGTAAACTTAGAGATGTTTTTGGTGGACGTATAAAATTTATGCCAAGTGGAGGTGCGCCTTTAGCAGCTGATTTAGTTTCTTTTTTCTATTCTTTTGGTTTAAATATTAAATGTGGATATGGTTTAACAGAAACTACCGCAACTGTTTCTTTATTCGGTTATAAAAATTACAAATTTAATTCTGCAGGAAAACCAATTAAAGGTACTCAAATTAAAATTGGTGAAAACAATGAAATTTTAGTAAAAGGACCTGGTGTTATGCGTGGTTATTACAAAAAACCAAAAGCAACTGCCGAAGTTTTTACCGAAGACGGATGGTTTAAAACTGGTGATGCTGGTAAAATGGATGCCGAAGGAAATCTTACAATTACAGATAGAATAAAAGATCTAATGAAAACTTCTGGAGGAAAATATATTGCGCCTCAAAAACTAGAAACTGCACTAATAAACGATTCTTTTATTGAACAAATTGCAGTTATTGGTGATGAACAAAAATATGTTACTGCCTTAGCCGTACCAAGTTTCGAAAACTTAAAAAAATATGCATTAGAGCATAAAATTACCTTTAAAGACATTGAAGATTTAATTAGTCATAATCAAATAAAAGATATGATTGATAAACGTGTTGAAGAGTTACAAAAAGAATTTTCTGTTTTTGAAAAAATTAAAAAAATAACTTTACTACCTAAAGAGTTTAGTATAGAAGCTGGTGAAATTACAGCAACTTTAAAACTAAAACGTAAAGTAATTCAGAAAAAATACAAACAGCTTATTGATAAAATGTATAAAGAATAA
- the aspS gene encoding aspartate--tRNA ligase has translation MYRTHSNGELRLENVGQEVTLAGWVQKTRDKGFMIWVDLRDRYGITQLIFDADRTSKEMVEEAKTLGREFVIQVKGEVIERVSKNKNIPTGAIEILVKELTILNKSIVPPFTIEDETDGGDELRMQYRYLDIRRNPVKNNLIFRSKIAIETRKYLSDEGFIEVETPVLIKSTPEGARDFVVPSRMNEGQFYALPQSPQTFKQLLMVGGLDKYFQIVKCFRDEDLRADRQPEFTQIDCEMAFVEQEDILNTFEGLTRYLLKEVNGVEVDKFPRMTYEEAMKKYGNDKPDIRFGMEFGELNEVAQHKEFGVFNNAELVVGIAVPGAASYTRKEIDKLIEWVKRPQVGALGMVYAKYNEDGTFKSSVDKFYDQEDLAKWAEVTGAKPGDLICVLSGVADKVRTQLSALRMELAERLGLRKPNEFAPLWVVDFPLLEWDEETNRYHAMHHPFTSPKPEDLHLLDTDPGKVRANAYDMVLNGNEIGGGSIRIHDKNTQALMFDHLGFTPEQAKEQFGFLMNAFEYGAPPHGGLAFGLDRLVAILGGQETIRDFIAFPKNNSGRDIMIDAPSKIDDEQLKELCLKLDLK, from the coding sequence ATGTATAGAACACATTCAAACGGAGAATTAAGATTAGAAAATGTTGGTCAAGAAGTTACTTTGGCCGGATGGGTACAAAAAACCCGAGATAAAGGATTTATGATTTGGGTTGATTTACGTGACCGTTATGGAATTACACAGTTAATTTTTGATGCTGACCGTACTTCAAAAGAAATGGTTGAAGAAGCTAAAACACTAGGACGTGAATTTGTAATTCAGGTTAAAGGTGAAGTAATTGAACGTGTATCAAAAAATAAAAATATACCAACAGGTGCTATTGAAATTCTAGTAAAAGAATTAACAATTTTAAATAAATCTATAGTTCCTCCTTTTACTATTGAAGATGAAACTGATGGTGGTGATGAGTTAAGAATGCAATATCGTTACCTTGATATTAGAAGAAACCCGGTAAAAAATAACTTAATTTTTAGAAGTAAAATCGCCATTGAAACTAGAAAATATTTATCCGATGAAGGTTTTATTGAAGTTGAAACTCCAGTTTTAATTAAATCTACTCCAGAAGGAGCACGTGATTTTGTAGTGCCAAGTAGAATGAATGAAGGTCAGTTTTATGCATTGCCACAATCTCCTCAAACTTTTAAGCAATTGCTAATGGTTGGTGGACTAGATAAGTATTTTCAAATTGTAAAATGCTTTAGAGATGAAGATTTACGAGCAGACAGACAACCAGAATTTACACAAATAGACTGTGAAATGGCGTTTGTAGAACAAGAAGATATTTTAAATACGTTTGAAGGACTTACTCGTTATTTATTAAAAGAAGTAAATGGTGTTGAAGTTGATAAATTTCCTAGAATGACCTATGAAGAGGCCATGAAAAAATATGGAAATGATAAACCAGATATTCGTTTTGGAATGGAATTTGGCGAATTAAATGAAGTAGCACAACATAAAGAATTTGGTGTTTTTAATAATGCAGAATTAGTTGTTGGTATTGCCGTTCCTGGTGCAGCAAGTTATACACGTAAAGAAATAGATAAATTAATTGAATGGGTAAAAAGACCTCAAGTAGGAGCCCTAGGTATGGTTTATGCCAAATATAATGAAGATGGAACGTTTAAATCTTCTGTAGATAAATTTTACGACCAAGAAGATTTAGCAAAATGGGCAGAAGTTACCGGTGCAAAACCAGGAGATTTAATTTGTGTTTTAAGTGGTGTTGCAGATAAAGTAAGAACACAATTAAGTGCCTTACGTATGGAATTGGCAGAGCGTTTAGGTTTACGTAAACCAAATGAATTTGCTCCGCTATGGGTAGTTGATTTTCCTTTATTAGAATGGGATGAAGAAACAAATCGTTACCATGCAATGCACCATCCTTTTACTTCACCAAAACCTGAAGATTTACACTTATTAGATACAGATCCAGGAAAAGTAAGAGCAAATGCTTATGATATGGTATTAAATGGAAACGAAATTGGAGGAGGTTCAATTCGTATTCACGATAAAAATACACAAGCATTAATGTTTGATCATCTAGGTTTTACACCAGAACAAGCAAAAGAACAATTTGGCTTTTTAATGAATGCATTTGAATATGGAGCACCTCCTCACGGTGGTTTAGCTTTTGGATTAGATAGATTGGTTGCTATTTTAGGCGGACAAGAAACTATTAGAGATTTTATTGCATTCCCTAAAAACAATAGTGGACGAGATATAATGATAGACGCTCCATCTAAAATTGATGATGAACAACTTAAAGAGTTATGTTTAAAATTAGATTTAAAATAA
- a CDS encoding TrkH family potassium uptake protein codes for MLLYKVAFYLTLLGIFVLIFDFGFDQTISVQRVINALYLIILSIGILTTSIRYLTQRKTIQTKVWLFDFISILITVFVIYIHFFSQEAHRHITFLYNDNWIKLTIILTFIREFSEQNINYKRTLLNPAQLFIVSFLAIIFLGALLLMLPNATYSGISFINALFTSTSAVCVTGLIVVDTSSYFTQFGQTILLILIQAGGIGILTFASYFSYFFRGVSSYENQLILSDMTNSDKIGEVFNTLRRIIVITFTIEIIGALLIFFSLNSELFNGIVDQVFFAFFHAISAFCNAGFSTLQNGLYESSFRFNYLLQFLLILLLILGGLGFPILVNILKYSKYYLTRKIFGVKHWKKQYKPWVLSLNSRITLITAFSLLAFGTISFYITEYNNSLVEHHGIGKFITALFGSATPRTAGFNTVDMATLSLPTILVTMFLMWVGASPASTGGGIKTSTFAIATLNFISLAKGKSRIEIYRREISDSSVRRAFAIISLSLIVIGIGIIAILIFDPEISPLNVAFECFSAYSTVGLSLGITAALSDPSKLILITIMFIGRVSMLSILIAVFKKVKHKNYRYPTEEITIN; via the coding sequence ATGTTATTGTACAAAGTTGCTTTTTATTTAACACTTTTAGGAATATTTGTTTTAATTTTTGATTTTGGTTTTGATCAAACAATTAGTGTGCAAAGAGTAATAAATGCGTTGTATTTAATAATTTTAAGCATAGGGATATTAACCACTAGTATACGATACTTAACACAAAGAAAAACGATACAAACTAAAGTTTGGCTTTTTGATTTTATAAGTATTTTAATTACCGTTTTTGTAATTTATATTCATTTTTTTTCTCAAGAAGCGCATCGTCATATTACATTTTTATATAATGATAATTGGATTAAATTAACTATTATTTTAACCTTTATTAGGGAGTTTTCAGAGCAAAACATTAATTATAAACGCACGTTATTAAATCCTGCACAGTTATTTATTGTAAGTTTTTTAGCTATTATTTTTTTAGGAGCACTTTTATTAATGCTTCCTAATGCAACTTATTCGGGTATTTCTTTTATAAATGCGTTATTTACATCAACTAGTGCAGTTTGTGTAACTGGACTTATAGTTGTTGATACTAGTAGTTATTTTACCCAATTTGGACAAACAATATTGCTTATTTTAATACAAGCTGGTGGAATTGGTATTTTAACATTTGCAAGTTATTTTAGTTACTTCTTTAGAGGCGTTTCATCGTATGAAAATCAATTGATTTTAAGCGATATGACAAATTCAGATAAAATTGGAGAAGTTTTTAATACCTTAAGAAGAATTATTGTAATTACTTTTACAATTGAAATAATAGGAGCACTATTAATTTTCTTTAGTTTAAATTCTGAATTGTTTAATGGGATTGTGGATCAGGTGTTTTTTGCATTTTTTCACGCTATTTCTGCATTTTGCAATGCCGGATTTTCAACCTTGCAAAATGGTTTGTATGAAAGCAGCTTTAGATTTAACTACTTATTACAATTTTTACTTATTCTACTTCTAATTTTAGGAGGTTTAGGATTCCCTATTTTGGTAAATATTTTAAAATATTCTAAATATTATTTAACCAGAAAAATATTTGGTGTAAAACATTGGAAAAAACAATATAAGCCTTGGGTGTTAAGTTTAAATAGTAGAATTACATTAATTACAGCATTTTCATTATTGGCTTTCGGAACAATATCATTCTACATTACCGAATATAATAATTCACTTGTAGAACATCATGGAATAGGAAAATTTATAACAGCTTTATTTGGATCTGCAACACCAAGAACTGCGGGTTTTAATACTGTAGATATGGCTACATTAAGTTTGCCAACAATTTTAGTTACAATGTTTTTAATGTGGGTTGGAGCTTCACCTGCATCAACAGGTGGAGGTATAAAAACTAGTACTTTTGCCATTGCAACACTTAATTTTATAAGTTTAGCAAAGGGTAAATCAAGAATTGAGATTTATAGAAGAGAAATTTCAGATTCTTCGGTAAGAAGAGCTTTTGCTATAATTTCTTTATCGTTAATTGTTATTGGAATAGGTATTATCGCTATTTTAATTTTTGATCCAGAAATAAGCCCCTTAAATGTTGCCTTTGAATGCTTTTCAGCATACAGTACTGTTGGTTTAAGTTTAGGAATTACGGCAGCATTAAGCGATCCAAGTAAACTTATTTTAATTACAATAATGTTTATAGGTAGAGTAAGTATGTTGTCAATTTTAATTGCTGTATTTAAAAAAGTAAAACATAAAAATTATCGGTATCCAACCGAAGAAATTACAATTAACTAA
- a CDS encoding TrkA family potassium uptake protein, protein MKFLIVGLGNFGASLAEKLTNQGNEVIGIDSSMARVDALKEKISHTICMNATDEYTVSGLPLKDTDVVIVAIGEDQGANVMATALFKNLNVKRLISRAINPLHEMVLKALGVDEILHPEEETAERWAKKLCLIGVIDSFELSEDYSLVEANVPTMYAGKKIKDLDFRNKFNILILTTIKKTVIQGNLGKTEIINKVQGVASAELVLEEDDILVLYGSNMDIKKFLNNY, encoded by the coding sequence ATGAAATTTTTAATAGTAGGTCTAGGAAATTTTGGTGCTTCGTTAGCAGAAAAATTAACAAATCAGGGTAATGAAGTTATTGGAATAGACTCTAGTATGGCAAGAGTAGATGCTTTAAAAGAAAAAATTTCACATACTATCTGTATGAATGCAACTGATGAATATACAGTTTCTGGTTTACCTTTAAAAGACACCGATGTTGTAATTGTTGCAATAGGAGAAGATCAAGGAGCAAATGTAATGGCTACAGCGTTATTTAAAAACTTAAATGTTAAAAGACTTATAAGTAGAGCCATTAACCCATTGCATGAAATGGTTTTAAAAGCCTTAGGTGTTGATGAAATTTTACACCCAGAGGAAGAAACTGCAGAACGATGGGCAAAAAAATTATGTTTAATAGGTGTTATAGATTCTTTTGAACTTAGTGAAGATTATAGTTTGGTAGAAGCAAATGTACCAACAATGTATGCAGGTAAAAAAATTAAAGATTTAGACTTTAGAAATAAATTTAATATTTTAATACTAACTACTATCAAAAAAACTGTAATTCAAGGTAACTTAGGAAAAACCGAAATTATTAATAAAGTGCAAGGTGTAGCTTCTGCTGAGCTTGTTTTAGAAGAAGATGATATTTTAGTACTTTACGGTTCTAATATGGATATTAAAAAGTTTTTAAACAATTACTAA